The Deinococcota bacterium nucleotide sequence GTAGGAGCCTTTGGGCATTCGCCTTCATCGCCACGAAGCCCACCTCCTGGGTGATTGCCTCTAGCCGTTCTTCCGAACAGACAACCTTCAAAAAGCCCGCGACGCGGCGGATTTCACCCTTCAGGTCGGCCAGCAAGTCGTTGAAGTGCACGAAGAGGATGTTGTCCCGGCTGCGGTGCGCCCACCAGGTCCTGCTGTGGTGCAGATTGCCCCAGTAGGGATAGCCCTCGCTCTCCCAGTCGAACCAGCCCTTGGTCATCCAGTCCCGCCAGAAGCTGTGGAGGTCTTGCGCCGGCGGCAGCGGCGGCCCTATCCGTCCGGGCAGGGCATTGCACCACTCGAGAAACCCTTCTTGATAGTTGCTGTGGTGGTTCCACAGCGACATAAAGACGTCGCGCGCGTCGCGGCCGACCACCACGTACTTGACCTGGGGGCAAAAGGGCAGGCTGTCGAGCGCCAGATGGGTCTTGATGAAGCGACGGTGCTGCTGCGCCTCGAGGCGCTCTATCACCTCATCGATGGGGTTGCCTCGCCGCTCAAGCCAGGGTGAAAGCGCGCCGATACCCTGGCTGGGCAGGGCGCCCAATACCAGGTGGGCGACAATCGCCTGCATCCAAGTCGTTCCCGACTTGTACGAGGTGGCGATCACGATGTCGCCTTCGCGCGGCCGGTAGTGGTGCCAGCGCGTGCTGTCCAGGAGGTGGTTCTGATAGCTGTGGACGACGGTGGGCCACGCGTCCTCGAGCGCTTGGCTTAGCGTTTCGGTCATCTCGCTCTCCTCATGGCGGCAGGAGCCAATGCCCGGCGGCCGCGAAAACGTCGTAGCGACGTACCCACGGCCGCGCTCGAGATCCCTCGAGCGCGGCCGTGGGCCAAAGCAGACACACCCAAAGGCACAAGTTAGTTGATTATGGTGCGCTCGTCCCGTCGACGAAGCCGTCGTATCGAACGACCGCGCCACCAGGACCGAAGGCCCCGTGGATAGTGACGTAGGCGTCCCCCTCCTGATTAAAGGCAATTGCAGTCGGGAACGGCAGCTCGCTAAGAACCTCGGTCGCTTCGCCATCTTGGATGCGTAGCACCGCACCGCTATTGGGCATGGGACCTTCCTCCGTGAACTGCCCGATTTGCACCGCGTAGAGATTGCCATCAGGCCCAGCCCTGATGTCGGTGATCAAGGTAAGGCCCGTAGCATAATCGCCCACCTCACCCTCAGCCGTTACCGTCACGATCTTGCCCGAACCAGGCAGGAACGGGAAGCCAGGAAGGAGGGCGACGTAGACCGTACCATCAGGTCCAACGGTGATACCCGTGGGCACAGGATCGGATTCCATGGCGCCACCTCGGGCTGGGTTCGGCAGTGGGCTCTCGATTCCTTCGAAGACAGTGACAAGGTCGATCTCACCACTCTCGGGATCGATTCTCAGGAGCGTGTTGGCTCCAGCATCTGCCACCCAGAGGTGACCATCGGGTCCGGCGGCAATCCCGTAAGGGTGCGACTCCTTGATGAAGCCATCGGGATTGTGTTCATCTTCGAAAGCCCAAGTGTCAGCGACCTGAATGACCTCATCGTTCTCGAGTCTGACCACAGTTGCCATGAGGGGCATGGGTTCTGGACCAACATATTCGATCCAGAAGCCGCTGGTGGCATAGAGGGTGCCGTCGATAAAGGCGAGGCGTGCTCCCCCTTCAATACCCAAAGGCCAAGTCAATGAGGGCAGGCGCGTGATTTCTGTCTGTTCACCGTCGGGGCTAATA carries:
- a CDS encoding sulfotransferase domain-containing protein yields the protein MTETLSQALEDAWPTVVHSYQNHLLDSTRWHHYRPREGDIVIATSYKSGTTWMQAIVAHLVLGALPSQGIGALSPWLERRGNPIDEVIERLEAQQHRRFIKTHLALDSLPFCPQVKYVVVGRDARDVFMSLWNHHSNYQEGFLEWCNALPGRIGPPLPPAQDLHSFWRDWMTKGWFDWESEGYPYWGNLHHSRTWWAHRSRDNILFVHFNDLLADLKGEIRRVAGFLKVVCSEERLEAITQEVGFVAMKANAQRLLPGADEAWKGGAQTFLFKGSNGRWRVVLSPDELELYEKKAAELLTPDCRAWLEGQ
- a CDS encoding ScyD/ScyE family protein, which translates into the protein NVWVVDSGTGGDETFEMTDPQTGETATLTAGATSRILRISPDGEQTEITRLPSLTWPLGIEGGARLAFIDGTLYATSGFWIEYVGPEPMPLMATVVRLENDEVIQVADTWAFEDEHNPDGFIKESHPYGIAAGPDGHLWVADAGANTLLRIDPESGEIDLVTVFEGIESPLPNPARGGAMESDPVPTGITVGPDGTVYVALLPGFPFLPGSGKIVTVTAEGEVGDYATGLTLITDIRAGPDGNLYAVQIGQFTEEGPMPNSGAVLRIQDGEATEVLSELPFPTAIAFNQEGDAYVTIHGAFGPGGAVVRYDGFVDGTSAP